One window of the Sparus aurata chromosome 17, fSpaAur1.1, whole genome shotgun sequence genome contains the following:
- the LOC115567494 gene encoding potassium channel subfamily K member 5-like, translating into MADKGPFLTSCIIFYLSIGAAIFQILEEPNWKSARDKYKVDKKNILEKYPCLTEAGLEEILEIVSEAAGQGVTITGERYRESWDWPNSVIFASTIVTTIGFGNVAPKTKGGRMFCILYGLCGIPLCLVWLSTLGSFFGDRAKRLSQVLIRRGVSVKKVQLICTVLFLLWGLFVHLLIPPVVFMALEDWTYLEGLYYSFITLTTVGFGDYVAGVNPEMDYPTLYKVCAELWIYMGLAWLSLFFSWNVNMVVEAHKVLKKRRRHRHRHYYDDELQSEEDKHIPDAKPTVIDIFDFPQDEDYSTIIKEIGATALKRKPAENINRSQSCSDILATNIRTLQHSPKRRRLVSISEVFTHNKAVGDKGEQKEINSLTQENKKDPELKTELGTENEENKDSCASDSEIGGIVFTVPVKDATEEESVQHPKGGGSRFTISKVEEDKGEKG; encoded by the exons ATGGCCGACAAGGGTCCGTTTTTAActtcatgtattattttctacCTGTCGATCGGAGCCGCCATATTCCAAATCCTCGAGGAGCCGAACTGGAAATCAGCCAGAGACAAATATAAGGTCGATAAGAAGAACATTTTGGAGAAGTATCCCTGCTTAACTGAGGCGGGTCTGGAGGAAATTCTTGAG ATCGTGTCAGAGGCTGCGGGCCAAGGTGTGACCATCACTGGGGAGAGATACCGCGAGTCCTGGGACTGGCCCAACTCCGTCATCTTCGCCTCCACCATTGTCACCACTATAG GTTTTGGTAATGTTGCTCCGAAAACTAAAGGTGGCCGCATGTTCTGCATCCTGTACGGTCTGTGTGGGATCCCCCTGTGTCTGGTGTGGCTAAGCACGTTGGGTTCATTCTTTGGAGACCGGGCCAAACGTCTGTCCCAGGTTCTGATCCGCAGAGGTGTTTCAGTG AAAAAGGTCCAGTTAATCTGTACAGTCTTGTTCCTGCTATGGGGGCTGTTTGTGCACCTGTTGATCCCTCCAGTTGTTTTCATGGCCCTGGAAGATTGGACCTACCTGGAAGGTCTCTACTACTCTTTCATCACACTCACAACGGTTGGTTTTGGAGATTATGTGGCAG GTGTGAATCCAGAAATGGATTACCCAACGCTGTACAAAGTATGTGCTGAGTTATGGATCTACATGGGCCTGGCCTGGCTGTCTCTCTTCTTCAGCTGGAACGTAAACATGGTGGTAGAAGCCCACAAGGTGCTAAAGAAAAGACGACGACACAGGCACAGACACTATTATGATGATGAGCTGCAGTCCGAAGAGGACAAGCACATCCCAGATGCAAAGCCGACCGTTATCGACATCTTCGACTTCCCGCAGGATGAAGACTACAGCACGATCATCAAGGAGATCGGAGCCACGGCACTTAAAAGAAAGCCTGCAGAGAACATAAATCGCTCGCAGAGCTGCAGCGACATCCTGGCCACCAACATCCGGACCCTACAGCACTCGCCCAAGCGCCGACGCTTAGTCAGCATCAGTGAAGTGTTCACGCATAATAAGGCTGTCGGGGACAAAGGTGAACAAAAAGAGATAAATTCTCtaacacaagaaaacaagaaagacCCTGAGCTTAAAACTGAATTGGGGACGGAAAATGAGGAGAATAAGGACAGCTGTGCATCTGATTCAGAAATTGGCGGTATCGTCTTCACTGTACCTGTCAAAGATGCTACAGAGGAGGAAAGTGTACAGCATCCTAAAGGTGGGGGGAGTAGGTTTACAATATCCAAGGTAGAAGAAGATAAAGGTGAAAAAGGCTAA